The region CGGTGCCCTGCTCAGCGGCGTCGGCGTCGCCACGGGAGCGGCGCCCGACGTCGTCCGGTCGGCGCGCGCCGAGCCCGCCGCGGCACCCGTACCCGCCGCCCCGGCCACGGCCGCCCCGGAGGTGGCACCCGAGGCGCCCGTGGACCCCGGCCCCACGTGCGCATCCGCCGTCGCTGCGCTCAGCCCCCGGGACCGGCTCGCGCAGCGGCTCATGGTCGGTGTCGACGCGGCGGACCCCGCAGGCGCCGCCGCGATCGTCCGGCAGAACCGCGTCGGCGGGATCTTCCTCGGCGGCGCCGCCACCGCGCTGCTGCAGAACAAGAAGCTCGACGCGGTCCAGGCGGCCGCGAACCTGCCGGTCGCCGTGGCCGTCGACGACGAGGGCGGCCGCGTCCAGCGCATCGACGACCTCGACGGCGAGCTGCCCAGCGCCCGCGCGATGGCGAAGAAGACTCCCGAGCAGGTCCGCGCGCTGGCCGCCCAGCGCGGGAAGCAGTTGCTGGCCCGCGGGGTGACCTGGGACCTGGCCCCGACCGTCGACGTCAGCGACCAGCCGGCGAACGCGGTGATCGGGGACCGCTCGTTCTCGAACGACCCGGCCGTCGTCACCACCTATGCCCGCGCGTTCGAGGAGGGCCTGCACGAGGCGGGCGTCCACGGCGTCCTCAAGCACTTCCCGGGCCACGGGCACTCGAGCGGGGACTCGCACGAGGGCCGCGTCTCCACGCCCCCGCTCGCACAGCTCCGGGCGAACGACCTCAAGCCCTACGCGGACCTCCTCGGGCCCCTCGGGCCGCAACGGGCGAGCGTGATGGTCGGCCACCTGGACGTCCCCGGCCTGACGGACGCCCTGCCCAGCTCGCTCACCCCCGCGACCTACCGGCTGCTCCGGGACGACTACGGCTTCGACGGCCTGGTCATGACGGACGACCTGGGCGCGATGAAGGCGGTCACCGCCACGCTCGCCCTGCCGCAGGCCACGCTCGCCGCGCTGCGCGCCGGGGCGGACATGGCGCTCTCGTCGAACGTCGAGCCCGTCGCCCCGATCCTGGACACCCTCGAGACGGCGTTGGCCGACGGCCGGATCCCGGCCGCCGACAACGACCGGGCCGTCGAGCGGGTCCTCGCCGCGAAGGGCCTCTGCCGCCGCACCTGAGCCCGGACGCGGAGACGCCGCCCTCCCGGGGAGAGCGGCGTCCACGGGAATGCCGGACCTACATGTCCAGCCCGCCGTTGACCGAGATGACGCTGCCCGTGATGTAGCCCGCGTCGTCGTCGACGAGGAACTGCACCGCGCGCGCGATCTCCCGCGCCTGCCCGAGCCGGCCGATCGGCACCTTGGCGATCAGCTTGTCCAGCACCTTCTCCGGGATGGCCGCGACCATCTCGGTCTCGATGTAGCCCGGCGCCACGCAGTTGACGGTGACGCCCTTGCGGGCGACCTCCTGCGCGAGGCTCTTGCTGAACCCGAACAGCCCGGACTTCGACGCCGCGTAGTTCGCCTGGCCGATCCCGCCCGACTCGCCGATCACCGAGCTGATGTTGACGATCCGGCCGAAGCTGTTGCCGGTCATGTGGTCCAGCACGTTCTTGGTCATGTAGAACGCGCCGGACAGGTTGACGCGCATGACCGCATGCCAGTCCTCGACGGTCATCTTGCGGACGGTCTTGTCCACCGTGATGCCCGCGTTGTTGACCAGGATGTCGACACGCCCCCGCTGCTCCAGCACCTCCGAGACCACCCGCCGGCAGTCCTCGGGATCCCCGACGTTGCCCTGGTGGATCGAGACCGAACCGCCTTCGGCCCGCAGCTTCTCCGCCAGCTCTTCGGCGGCCTTGCTGTTGGAGCTGTAGCCCGCGGCCACGTGCACGCCCTGCTTGGCGAGCGCGGTGGTGATCGCGGCCCCGATCCCGCGGGCGCCGCCGGTGACGATGGCGGTGCGCGGCTCGGGGTGGGTGTCGGTGGCTGGAGCAGCGGTGGTCATCAGGTCTCCTCGTGGGTTTCCGGAATGCGTGCCAGTGTCTTCGCCATACCGCGCTGAACGGCCTCGACCAGGTAGGGGCGGAGCCGGTGCGGGTTCACGATGTGGTGCACCGAGCCGACGCGCTGCGCCCGCTCGATGGAGTGCTCGGTGTCGAACTCGTCCGCGACGGCGCCGAGCTTCTCCGAGCGGACGTCCGCCCGGACGGCGGCGAGCTCGGCCCGCAGCCGGGCGGCCTCGGGCTCGTCGCGGGACTCGACCGCGGCGGCGACGCGGGCCTCGAGGCCCGTCACCCGCTCGTCGGCGTCCGTCCGCTTGCGGACCTCACCGGCGAACACCACCGCGGCGGCCGGAGCGCCACCGAGCACCGAGGCGTACGAGCCCTCCACGGCGGCGATCTCCATGGTGTCGTTGAGCGTCGCGGAGAACACGACGAACGCGCCGCCGTGATAGCGGGAGACCACGCAGAACACGATCGGGCCGTCGAAGTTGACGACCGCCCGGCCGATCTCCGCGCCGTACTCCAGCTGCAGCGAGCGCAGGGACTCCGGCGAGCCGTCGAAGCCCGACAGGTTCGCCAGCACGACCAGTGGCCGGTTGCCGCTCGCCGCGTTGATCGCCCGCGCCGCCTTCCGCGACGAGCGCGGGAACAGCGTGCCCGCGGTGAACTGCGACGGGCCGTCGACGGGCAGCGGGCCGCGCCGCGGGATCGGCTTCGACTCGATGCCGATCAGCTCGACGGGAATGCCGCCGAGGTGGGCGTCGAACACGACGACGGAGTCCGCGTCGTGCATGTCCTCCCACCGCTCCAGCGGGGTGTGGTCGAAGTCCGCGACACCGCGCATCACCGAGCGGATGTCGAACGGCTTCTTGCGGCCCGGGTTCGTCTCGGCGGAGAAGATCTCCCCGAGGGTGGTGAAGTCCCCGCCCGCGTGCGGCGCGGTGGTGATGTCCCGGTCCGCCGGGTCCGCCGTGGGCGCGGGCCGCGGGAACCGCTCGCCGGGCAGCCGGTAGGCGTGCTCGTAGTGCCGGAACAGCACGTCGATGGCGCCGCCCAGGTCCGGGGCCCAGTACTGCCCCTGCCCGTTCGGACCCATGATCCGGTCGTAGCCGCCGATGCCGAAGTTGTCCTCGGCCGAGACGCCGCCGGAGTAGTCCAGGGACTGCTTGCCCGTCAGCACCATCGTGCTGTCCGGCGTCATGACCAGGATGCCCTTGGTGTGCATGAGCATCGTGGCCTCGGCGTTCCAGTACGGCTGGGCGCCCACGTTGATCCCGGTGACGACGACGTTGATCTCGCCGCCGGCCTGGGTGAACTCGATGATCGAGCGCAGGGCCCGGGAGATCCAGTCCATGTTCTCGGTGCCGGAGTCCATGGCGATCTTCGCGCCCGCCGAGACGGCGAACCACTCGATCGGCGCGTCCAGCCGCTGCGCCAGCTCGATCGCCGCGACGACCCGGGCGCACTCCGGCTCGGCCAGCGCGCCGAGCGCACGGGTCGGGTCCCCGATGAGCACGACGCGCGTCATGCCCTCCGGGTAGCGGTCGGTCGGCGTGGTGACGGTGCCGAGCACGATGTTGGCCGTGTTGCGGCCGGGCTCGCGCTGGACGGGCGCCGCCGTCGGATAGGTGTCCGCCTCGGGGTCCAGGTCGTACTCGACGAAGGTCCCGCCGGACTTCGTGAGCAGCGGGACGATCTCGTACGGGTACACCGCACCCCGCCGGCGCGCCTTGATCACGTTCTGCGCGTAGGCGTCCAGCTCGCGGAGCAGGTGGGTCGGCGGCTCGGTGAGCTGCAGGGTCAGCCCGGCACCCGGCGGCCGGGACATGCGCAACATGAACTCCGGGGCCTCGCCCCGGCCGGGGCAGGCGCGTGGAACTGCACCATCACCTGCTCGAGGCCGAGTCCCCCGGTCCGCGGCGCGAGCGTGCTGAGCACGGAGTCCAGCTCGTCCACCGGGATGTCGACGACCGGCCAGACGTAGAGCAGGATCCGGTTCCAGCCGAGCCTGGCCAGCTTCGGGTCCTTGCTCCGGGCGCTGCGCAGGCTGTCCAGGCAGGCGTCGAGCACCCGTTCCAGCTGCGGCAGCGAGCGGATCCGCCCGTCCGTCTCGTCCCGCAGGACGGTCAGCTCGCGCACGTCCGTCAACGCCAGCAGCCGCTGGTCCTCGCGGACCTGCTTGCCGGTGGCGTGGAACAGGTGGACGTCCGGTGCGGAGTCCAGCCGGCGCAGGTCGAACGCGCCGAGGCGCCAGAGGCCGAGCCGGTCCCCGACGAGCGGGTGCAGCCCGCGCAGGGTCCGGTTCTCGACGAGCGTGCCGTCCGCCTCGGGGCGGAAGGTGAACCAGATCGGGCCCGGGTCGCACACCGGGTCCTCGACCGTGGTCGGGTTGGGCCGCACGGCGACCGCGACCCGGGTCAGCTTCTCCGGCGGCACCGAGCCCAGCGCCGCGCGGACGCGCTCGGCGCGGGCGTCGGCGTCCCCGCGGTCGTCCGCGTGGGTGGAGGTGACGTAGAGGTCGACGACCGCGGTGCGGCCCTCGGGCAGCTCGGAGACCAGGCGCCGGGTCTCGTCCGCAGCGGCCTTCGCCCGTGCCGGGTCGTTGTTGTCGATCACCGTCGCGATGACGCGCCGGTCCCGGCCCTCGTGGGTGTAGTCCGTGGTGAGCAGCGGGCGGCCGTCCTGCTCGGTCACGGTGATCTCGCCGAGCGGGCGGACCCGGTAGTAGCGCCGGGTCATCACCTCGAGCAGGGCGGCGTTGTGCTCCGCGCCGAACACCCCGAGGATCGGCTCCGACGACGCGACGAGGGACTCGATCCGCTCCGCGCGGTCCGGCGCGTCCGGGTTCTCGGTCAGCGCGTCCAGGGACGCACGGACCTTGTGCAGCACCTCGCTGCGCTCCGCCGCGACGGCGGGGGCGTCGAAGAGCCGGTAGCGCACCTGGCGCGCCAGGTCGCCGACGACCGGGTGCCGCACCTGGGTGGCCCGGACCAGCTCGTCGAGGGTGCCCAGGTACTCGTCCCGGGCCGCGGGGGACAGCTCCGCCACCGAAGCGGGGTGGGTCAGCCGCCACTGCAGCAACGCCATCACGACCGGCACGTGCGCGGTGGCCCGGCGGTGCGCGAGGAACATCCAGTACAGCGCCGGACCCAGGTCCTGGTGCGCGAGGTCGGTGACGCCGTAGTGGGCCAACGCGCGGCGCAGCTTCTGCTGGAAGGACTCCGGCAGCTGCTCCGCCTCGGCGTCGCGCGAGCGCAGGAACGCGTAGAGGTACTCCTGCGGGTTGCGCCCGGTCTCCTCGGCGGCCTCCCCGTTGGTCGTCTCCGGGACGCTGAGCTCGCGGCGGTTGCGGGACAGCGACGACAGGTCCGCGAAGATCCGCAGCACCGCGGTCTCGCCGAGCAGCACGGAGGGGTCGTCGCCGGGCAGGGCCTCGCGGGCCTTCCCCAGCCGGGAGAGCAGGGGCTTGGCCTCGCGTTCGTCGACGTCGAAGCCCAGGACCTGCCAGCGCAGCGCGGTCAGCACGTCCGCGGCGACCGCGCCCGGGTCCGCGGCGCTCTCGCCGGACCCGGCCAGCGCGGAGAAGTCCGCCCGGTCCCCGGAGGGCCCCGCGGCGGCCGGATCGGCCGTCGGCTCCAGCCGGACCAGCTTGGACCCGCCCTCGACCTGCGTGTTCGCCGGCACCAGCACCTCGGCGACGACGCCCGCGAACGGTGCCCGCAGCGCGGTCTCCAGCTTCATGCTCTCGACGACGGCGACGACGTCACCCTCGGCGACCGTCTGCCCGGCGGTCACCGGCACCGCGACGACCATCGCCGGGGCGGGCGCGCGGACCATGCCGGCCTCGCCGCCGGAGATCCGGTGCACGGCGCCGTCGACCTCGACGAGGTAGTCCGCGTCCTGCGGCGCCGAGAGGACCGAGTAGGTCGTGCCGCCGAGGGTCAGCCGCCGCTCGAACCGGCCCGAACGCTCGACGTCGACGTCGACCGCCTGGGTGGTGGAACCCCCGCCCGCGGCGGGCAGCTCGAGGACCACGCGGTACCGGTTGGCCCGGGTCCGCGCGACGCGCAGCCGGTAGGAGTCGCCGCCGGCGCGGACGTCCGTCTGGTGCCAGGTCTCGTAGCCGACCTCGGGCCGGCCGCGCTCCGCGGAGGCCAGCAGCCGGTGCTGCTGGCGGGCGACGTGCCCGTCGTGCGCCTCGACGGCCGCGGCCAGCAGCGCCACGTCCAGGCGGCGCGGCGGCGTGTAGCCCTGCGCCATCATCCCGTCGAGCCAGGTGGTGTCGGTGTCCCCGGTGACCAGCTCGGGCCGGGACAGCAGGTCCAGCAGGAACGCCTTGTTCGTGGTGCCGCCGTCGATCACCGCGGCCGTCTGGCGCAGCGCGCGGACGAGCCGGGCGCGGGCCTCGCCGCGGTCCCGGCCCCACGCGATGACCTTCGCGATCATGGAGTCGAACTGCGGCGGGATGACGTCGCCGGCCGCGACGCCGGTGTCCACCCGGATGCCCGGGCCGCTGGGCAGCGCGAGGTGCTCGATCCGGCCGGGGGCCGGTGCGAACTCGCGTTCCGGGTCCTCGGCGGTGAGCCGGGCCTCGATGGCGTGCCCGGAGCCCCGCGGGGCCTCCGGCGCGACGTCCGCGAGCTTCCCGCCGCCGGCGATGTGCAGCTGCAGCTTGACGATGTCGACGCCGGTGACGGCCTCGGTCACCGGGTGCTCGACCTGCAGCCGGGTGTTGACCTCCAGGAACGACAGCAGCCGCTCCTTGGGCTCGTAGAGGAACTCCACGGTGCCCGCGTTGGTGTAGCCCGCGGCGCGTACCAGCTCGGCGGCCGAGGACCGCAGCAGCTCCTCCTGCTCGGCGTCGAGCGCGGTGGACGCGGACTCCTCGATCACCTTCTGGTTGCGGCGCTGCACCGAGCAGTCCCGGACGCCCAGGGTCCACACGTCGCCCGCGGCGTCCGCGACGACCTGCACCTCGACGTGCCGGCCGCCGCGGACCGCCCGCTCCAGGAACACCGTGGCGTCCCCGGCCGTCTTCGACGCCTCCGAGCTCGCCCGCTCGAAGGCCTCCGGCAGCGCGTCCGGCGTGGCGACGTAGCGGATGCCCCGGCCGCCGCCCCCGGCCGTCGCCTTGACCATCAGCGGGTAGCCGATGGACTCCGCCGCCGCGCGGGCCGCGTCGAGGTCCGCGACGGGGCCGCCGCTCCACGCCGCCAGCGGGACGCCGACCTCCTCGGCCAGCCTCTTCGCGGCGATCTTGTCACCGAGGCGGCGCATGACGTCCGCGGACGGGCCGATGAAGGTGATGCCGAGGCGGTCGCACAGCTCCGCGAACTCGGCCTTCTCCGAGACGAACCCCCAGCCCGGCCAGACGGCGTCGGCCCGGGAGACGCGCAGGGCGCGCTCCAGCTCGGCGTAGTCGAGGTAGGGGCTCGGTCCCAGATGGTCCGGGTCGTCCGGGCCGATCAGGACGGCCTCGTCCGCCTCACGGACGTACATGGCCCGCCGGTCGACGGCGGTGTAGAGCGCGACGGTGCGCAGCGGGGATTCCCCCTGCGCGTTCCATTCGCGGACTGCGTGCACGAGCCGCATGGCGGGCTCACCACGGTTGACGATCGCGATCCTGTGGAAGCTCACGGGCCACATCCTGCTAGACCCCGAACGCGACGTGTACATCGTCGCTCGTGGTGCCGGGAATCGGAGGGAGATCGGCCGCGTCCGGCGAGCCGGCCGGTCGCTCCCCGACGCCGCCGAGGACGACCTCCGGCGCGACGATCGACGGGTCGACGGTCATCACCGCGTACCCGCCCACCGCGCCGGCGCCGAAGCCCGGTGCGAAGACGCGCATCGGCGCGGTGATCACCTTGTCCCGCACGGCGTCGAACAGCGCGATCGGGATGGAGGCCGCGGAGACGTTGCCCATGGTCTCGATGTCGAAGTAGAGCTGGTCCGCGGACAGCCCGGCCTTGTCGGCGAGCTGCAGGATCATCGTCTTGTTGGCCTGGTGCGGGACGATCAGGTCGATCTCCTCGAGCAGGGTGTCCGACGTGTCGCCGGGCAGCTCGCCCAGCTCGCCGATCATCTGTGCGAGGTAGCGGGCGACCAGCGCCTTCACCTCGGGCCCGTAGACCGTGATGTCGTTGTCGAACTCCGGGTTCGGCCAGATGATCGAGTTCACCTGCTCGGGCGGCCCGCCGGCGTAGGTCTGCAGGATGTCGACGTCCCCGGCGGACCCCTCCGCTGCCGGGGCCACGACGATCGCCGCGGCGCCGTCACCGAAGATCATCCGCGAGGTGCGGACACTGCCGATCTTGTCCGAGAACTTCTCGACGCAGACCAGGAGCACCGGCCGCTCGACCTCCTGCAGCTGGCGCACGGCCTCGGCGAGGCCGTAGGGCAGCCCCGCGCACGCCGCGACGATGTCCGCCGAGCAGTGCGTCTGCAGGAGGCCGAGCTCGCCGGAGAGCCAGGTGGACAGCGACGGGATCAGCCGGTCGCTGGTGCAGGTGGCGACGAGCACGGCGCCGATCTCGTCCGTCGAGCGCCCGGAGTGGGCGATGGCGGCCTTCGCCGCCTCCAGGGCGAGCTCGCCGATGTCGTGTCGGGTGTAGCGGCGCTGGTCGATGCCCGTCTTGGCGCTGATCTCGGCGGCGCTCATCGGCGACCAGGAGAAGCTGGTGTTCCGGACGACGTCGGAGTTGTCGCAGACCAGCTCGCCGCGGACGATCGCCAGCGCCTCGAGCTTCGGCTGCACGGTGAACGCCTCGCGCACCTTGACCGGCGGGAAGGGGCGCACCGGCGCCTTCGGGACGACGGGGGACGCCGTCCGCTGGGCGGGCACGCGGCCCGCCCTGACGCGGTCCAGGAACGCCGAGACCTCGCGGGTCCGCGGGTGGAACGCGATGACGATGTCGTCGTCGCCGATCTCCGACGCCGGCCTCAGCTCGGTCTTCGAGCGGTCCCAGGGGTACTGGTTGTGCAGCACCATCGCCCAGCGGGTCAGCGCCTCGAGCTTCCGGGACGGCGGCCTCGGCGTCGTGGATCTCCTGCGTGGTGAAGACCGGGTAGTCCGGGTCGTGCTGGGGAAGCACGAAGGTCAGCGCGTCCGGCGTGCGCAGGAACTCCGCGACGGTCGGCTTGACCGCCGGCAGCTCGGTGGCGTGGTGGCGGCGGTTGCGGAAGACGTCGAAGAGCAGGTTGAAGACGGCGTCCTCCGCCGTCTCGTCCCACGCGGCGGGCAGCTCGCGATACGCCTGCTCGACCGCGGCGACCTTCCGGTCCCCGTCGACCCACGGGGTGAGCACGGGCAGGAAGACGTCCGGGCGGTGCCGCGGGACGTCCCGCCAGCGCGTCGGGCGCTTGTCGTACATCGTCATCGAATAACGGTTGACCCAGAACATGTTCTGTCCCAGGTCGCGCAACAGCTCGAATCGGCTGGGGTAGGCGCCGGCCTCCACCCGGGCGAGGATGTCCGTTCCGGTGGGGGCCTTCGACTCGAAATCGCGGCCGATGACGGCGCCGAACTGCTCCAGCGAGTCGAGCACCGAGAAATCCAGGTCGGGCGAGAAATTGGCGGGAAAGACCAGACGGCCATGGTTGTTGACCACGAACGGCTTCATGTGTGGCGGACCTCCGTTGCACCGGGCATCACGAGGAAACTCCTGGTCGTGAGCCTGCGCAACCGCGAGTGGGTGGATCGGGCGGTGAGGGAACGGTAGCGGGATTCCGGCGATGATCGACAGGTGACCTGGGTCCCGATCGCCCATTCTGTACCGGGCCCGGTCACCGTTGACGGTTACCTTCCGGTAATACTGTGGAGTGTTACCGCGGAGTGTTACTCGTGCGTTCGTGACGGATTTCCGCGTCCCCGCACGTGACGGCCGCATGAGCCACCACTGTGGACGGCACGGGCCGAGCAGATTCTACGGATCGTCGAACGTGCAGCGGCGGCGGCGGGAGTCGCCTACGGTCTGCAGAACATGGCTCGTGTCACGTATGCAGATGCCCGGAACGTCCCGCCGCAGACGGCCGCGACCCTGGGGAAGGTGCCACCGCTGCACGTCTTCGGGCTCGTCGCCCGCGCCGACACGGCGTTCCGGCCGTGGCTCAAGTACGGCGGCGCGCTGCTCGCGGACCTCGCGATCGACCCGTTGCTGCGCGAGCTCGTCATCCTCCAGGTCGGCCGGCTGAACGCCCGCTACGAGTGGGACCAGCACGTCCCGATCGCCCTGGCCGCGGGCGGCACGCAGGAGCAGGTCGACGCCCTGGACCGCGGCGAGACCGGCTCCGAGCTGTTCACCCCGGCGCAGCGGGCGATGTTCGCGTTCGTCGCAGACTTCGTCCGGGACGGCGAGGTGCCCGACGCGACCTACGCTGCGCTGGCGGCCGAGCTGGACGAGAAGCAGATCGTGGAGGTCGGGCTGGTGGCCGGGCACTATCTCGGCCTGGCCCGGCTCATGACGGCGCTGCGCATCGACCCGGACGAGGCGGTCGGCGTCGAAGGCCTGCCCGCCGCCCGCGTCTAGGACACACCCGGACCGAGAGGGAGTCACCGTGGACTTCACGCCGAACGACGACCATCGCGCCATCCGGGAGGGTGTCCGCGCCGTCTGCAAGGACTTCGACGACGCCTACTGGCGCGCCTGCGACGCCGAGCACCGCTTCCCCTGGGACTTCTACCGGGCCATGGCCGACGGCGGCTGGCTCGGCATCTCCCTCGCCGAGGAGTACGGCGGGGGCGGGCAGGGGATCACCGAGGCGTCGATCGTCCTGGAGGAGGTGGCCGCGTCCGGGGCGGCGATGAACGGCGCGAGCGCGATCCACCTGGCCGTGTTCGGGATGAACCCGGTGGCGAAGCACGGCTCCCGTGCGATGCGCGAGGCGTACCTGCCGCGCGTCGCGTCCGGGGACCTGCACGTCGCGTTCGGCGTGACCGAGCCGGACGCCGGGACGGACACGACGTCGATCGCCACCCGCGCCAGGCGGGACGGGGACCGTTACCTGGTCCGCGGGCGCAAGGTCTGGACGTCGAAGGCCCAGGACTGCGAGAAGGTCCTGCTGCTCGTCCGGACGACCCCGCTCGAGGAGTGCGCGAAGCGGACGGACGGGATGACGCTGCTGCTCGCGGACCTGCAGCGGCCCGAGGTGGACATCCGGCCCATCCCGAAGCTCGGCCGCAACGCCGTCGCGTCCTGCGAGGTGAGCTACGACGACCTGCCCGTCCCCGTCGCGGACCGGGTGGGCGAGGAGGGCAGGGGCTTCCGCTACCTGCTCGACGGGCTCAACCCCGAGCGCATCCTCATCGCCGCGGAGGCGCTCGGCATCGGCCGTGCCGCGATGCGCAAGGCCGTGGCGTACGCGGGGGAGCGGGAGGTGTTCGGCCGGCCCATCGGGAAGAACCAGGGCCTGGCGTTCCCGCTCGCCGAGGCGCACATGCGGCTGCACGCGGCGGAGCTGGCCGTGCGGGAGGCGTCCTGGCGCTACGACGAGGGGCTGCCCTGCGGCGAGCACGCCAACACCGCGAAGTTCCTCGCCGCGGAGGCCGGGCACTTCGCCGCGGACCGGGCGATGCAGACCCACGGGGGCTTCGGGTACGCGGACGAGTACGACGTCGGCCGGTACTGGACGGAGTCCCGGCTGATGAAGATCGCCCCGATCTCCCAGGAGATGGTGCTGAACTTCGTGAGCGAGCACGTGCTGGGGCTCCCGCGGTCCTACTGAGGGAGTACCTCGGCACTAGGGTCGGGTCCGTGGAGATTCTCGCCGGCCGTGTCCTGCTGCGCCCGGTCGATCCGGACGTCACCACGGTCTTCTACCGGGACGTCCTGGGCCTGGCCGTGTACCGCGAGTTCCCGGGCGGCACGGTGTTCTTCCTGGGCGGCGGGTTCCTCGAGGTGTCCGGCCGCGGCGAAGGGCCCGGCACGGGCGACGGAGTCCGGCTCTGGATGCAGGTCCGGGATCTCGCGGGGGCCCGCAAGGAGCTCGCGGAGCGCGGCGCACGCATCGTGCGCGAGCCGCGCCGCGAGCCCTGGGGCCTCGACGAGATGTGGGTCGAGGACCCGGACGGCGTGCGGATCGGGTTCATCGAGATCCCTCCGGAGCACCCGCTCCGCAAGGACATCCGGACGAGCCCCTAGGTGGGGTTGGCCGTCCCCTCGACCGCCGTCCCCTCGACGGTCCGCTTGATCTCGGCGAGGGTCTCCTCGAGGCCCGCACGGACGGCCGGGCCGTCGGCGTGTTCGGTGTGCAGCGACACCACGACCTCGGACTCGCCCTCGGCGGCCCCGTTCACGGCCAACTCGCCGTGGTAGCCGTTGCGGCTCTCCGAACCCCAGCGCAGGGCACGCGTCCGCTCGTCGGCCTCGAACCAGGCCTCGCCTTCGCGGCGCTTCCCCTCGACCTCCGCGACGACGTGGATCTCCTGCGCACCGGGGTGTCCGGCGTCGGAGGCGTCCTTCCCCGTCGGCTCGGCATCGCGCATGGCGGAGAAGTAGTTCGGGAGGTTGTGCACGTCGGAGAGGTAGCGGAACAGCGAGTCCGGGTCGGTCGCGACGGTGGTGCTGTGCTCGTAGTCACCCATGGCCGCGGGTACCACGGTTCGCGGTACCCAATCAGCTCGCCCGGGTCACGGCCCCCGGGCCGGGCAGGGTGCGCAACCCGCGGTGCTCGGCGATGACGTGGCCCTCCTCGCAGCGCAGCTCGGCGTGCACCGCGGCGCCGCAGCCGGGGTGCTCGATCCGCATCGGCGCGCCGGCCTCCCCGGCCAGGTGCCTGTCGCCCCAGTCCAGCATCGCGATGACCACGGTGCGGAGCTCCGCGCCCGCGGGGGTGAGGTGGTACTCGTGGCGCTCGCGCCGGCCGGGCTCCCGGTAGGGCACCCGGTCGACCAGCCCGGCCTCGACCAGGGTCGCGAGCCGTCGGGTGAGCACGTTGCGGGCGATACCCAGGTGCCCGGCGATGTCGTCGAACCGGCGGACCCCGTTCAGGAGGTCACGCAGCACGAGGACCGTCCACGCGTCGCCGATTATCGCGGCGGTGCGGGCCACCGAGCAGCTCCTGCTGTCCAGTTCGGTCCAGTCCACCCCGCCAGGTTAACCGCGCTGGGTTGCCGGGAACAACCGAAGCGCGGGCCCCGGTCAGGGGGTGCTGCTCGTGACCAGGGCGCCGGCGTTCTCGCTGTGGCCCGCCCCCCGGGGCGACGGGGTCAGGGCCGCCACGACCGTCCCCAGGACCGCCGCGCCGGCGCCGGCCAGGAAGATCGTGGTGTAGGCCCCGCTCGAGGGGAGCACCCGGCCGCCCAGGTCGAGGGTCATCGCCGTCGTCACGGCCGCGACGACGGCGGTGCAGGACGAGGTCCCGAGCTGGCGCATGAGGGTGTTCAGGCTGTTCGCGGCGGCCGTCTCGGTCTCCGGGACCGCCCGCATGATCAGCAGCGGCAGGGCGGAGTAGGCGAGCGCGGCGCCGATCGAGGCGACGGTCGCGGCCAGCATGAGCAGCAGCAGGCTGCCGGGCAGCAGCGCGAACGCGACGTTGCCGACGACCAGGACCGACGCGCCGAGGACCAGCGTGGTCCGGGGCCCGCGGGTCCGGGAGATCAGGGCGGAGGTCGAGGAGAACACCACCATCGCGCCGCCGATCGGGAGCAGCACGACGCCGGCGACGATCAGGGAGAGCCCGAACCCGTAGCCGGT is a window of Pseudonocardia sp. T1-2H DNA encoding:
- a CDS encoding winged helix-turn-helix transcriptional regulator, whose amino-acid sequence is MDWTELDSRSCSVARTAAIIGDAWTVLVLRDLLNGVRRFDDIAGHLGIARNVLTRRLATLVEAGLVDRVPYREPGRRERHEYHLTPAGAELRTVVIAMLDWGDRHLAGEAGAPMRIEHPGCGAAVHAELRCEEGHVIAEHRGLRTLPGPGAVTRAS